Proteins found in one Scardovia inopinata JCM 12537 genomic segment:
- a CDS encoding YesL family protein: protein MKRFAVGYEYFCRIVLMIFVAHIAFIVHTLLGAVVLGLFPSISATYSTYRTWVLDKDKNRSWTVRRTWIVFHRSWVDDFSAANIFGWIQLIVGALLAWDYYLVNFNNMGRLGFAASGILLAVNVLYILFVIISWAVRSNYDESMTWVARMSVHMIIARPLCTLLLIAMIIITGYLWYHWMGLLAAFGLSLPVFLIMVTIYSFGRLPGMNAQAEKESQKR, encoded by the coding sequence ATGAAACGGTTCGCAGTCGGGTATGAATATTTCTGTCGCATAGTTCTCATGATCTTTGTGGCCCATATAGCCTTCATTGTCCATACACTGTTGGGTGCTGTGGTCCTGGGACTTTTCCCCTCCATCTCCGCCACTTATTCCACATACAGGACGTGGGTTTTGGATAAAGACAAAAACCGGTCCTGGACTGTGCGGCGGACCTGGATAGTTTTTCACAGGTCCTGGGTGGATGACTTCTCGGCTGCGAACATTTTTGGCTGGATTCAGCTTATTGTAGGGGCTCTTCTGGCTTGGGATTATTATCTGGTTAATTTCAACAATATGGGCCGGCTGGGTTTTGCCGCCTCCGGCATCCTTCTGGCGGTCAACGTTCTGTATATTCTTTTCGTGATTATCTCCTGGGCGGTGAGATCCAATTACGATGAGAGTATGACCTGGGTGGCCCGTATGTCGGTCCACATGATTATTGCCCGTCCCCTCTGCACTCTTCTGTTGATTGCCATGATTATCATAACCGGCTATCTGTGGTACCACTGGATGGGTCTGCTGGCTGCTTTTGGGCTCAGCCTTCCTGTTTTCCTGATTATGGTCACTATTTATTCTTTCGGCCGTCTTCCGGGTATGAATGCTCAGGCGGAGAAGGAGTCGCAAAAAAGATAA
- a CDS encoding dolichyl-phosphate-mannose--protein mannosyltransferase: MPQVLHGQTNTGHRINRITSHKTSFPGLSLRCDQLKSYCATPKGWKVMGWIIPLLVTVFGGLLRFIRLGQPAGIVFDETYYVKDAWTMLLTGEARDWPTKIHGTGINTLFAHGHTGGWLASAEYVVHPPLGKWFIALGLELFGGAGNIAAWRAATALAGTLGILLLCRVTLKLFHNLPLTALAGLFLSVDGLGIVMSRTGILDIFIMTLALGAFLCLLNHREWALGRLTDYADEHLISRQTPSIQPGPLVFFSWWRLAAAILLGLSCGIKWSGIYFFAVFALISVFWDAYTRHELGYKNWFVSAIIRDGLPTALYMIPTVALTYLATWAGWFIHPDSYLHSWAAAHPGQGVTWLPDSLRSFLEYHREMWQFHVSLDTPHTYMANAWLWPLQIRPTSFWWSEPQGRPGLCPTNPVSTCVTDVVALGNPLLWWTGSLCAILTLVIVLIAKRGDWRAAAVLAGWVGGWAPWLLYQNRTTFNFYAVAFLPWVILSIIYVLNWLRQELSASIYRIILFLGTGAILLVSAYFFPIWTAIPVPYHFWYSHMWLQSWI, from the coding sequence GTGCCACAGGTTCTCCATGGGCAAACGAATACCGGCCACAGAATTAATCGAATTACCTCCCACAAGACCTCTTTTCCCGGCCTGTCCCTCCGCTGCGACCAATTGAAATCCTATTGTGCCACACCAAAGGGCTGGAAAGTCATGGGATGGATAATTCCCCTCCTGGTAACCGTGTTCGGAGGACTGCTGAGATTCATCCGTCTGGGGCAGCCGGCAGGAATTGTTTTTGACGAAACCTACTATGTCAAAGATGCCTGGACTATGCTGCTTACAGGAGAAGCCCGCGACTGGCCGACCAAGATTCACGGCACTGGAATCAACACACTCTTTGCTCACGGCCACACAGGCGGCTGGCTGGCCAGCGCTGAGTATGTGGTTCATCCTCCTCTAGGCAAATGGTTTATTGCCCTGGGGCTGGAACTTTTCGGCGGTGCTGGCAACATTGCTGCCTGGCGTGCTGCCACTGCCCTGGCAGGGACTCTGGGAATCCTGCTCCTGTGCCGGGTAACTCTCAAGCTTTTCCACAATCTTCCCCTCACTGCTCTGGCTGGTCTTTTCCTCAGTGTTGATGGTCTGGGAATTGTCATGAGCAGAACAGGAATCCTTGATATTTTCATTATGACCTTGGCCCTGGGAGCTTTCCTCTGCCTGCTCAACCACAGGGAATGGGCCTTAGGAAGGCTGACAGACTACGCCGATGAACATCTGATCAGCCGTCAGACCCCCAGCATTCAACCTGGCCCCTTGGTCTTCTTTTCCTGGTGGCGCTTGGCAGCAGCCATCCTCCTGGGTTTAAGCTGCGGCATTAAATGGTCAGGCATTTATTTCTTTGCTGTTTTTGCCCTCATCTCCGTATTCTGGGATGCCTACACCAGGCATGAGCTGGGGTATAAAAATTGGTTTGTCAGCGCCATTATTCGGGATGGACTGCCGACCGCTCTTTATATGATTCCCACAGTTGCCCTGACCTATCTGGCAACCTGGGCGGGCTGGTTTATTCATCCTGATTCCTACCTGCATTCCTGGGCAGCAGCCCACCCTGGGCAGGGGGTAACATGGCTGCCGGATAGCCTGCGATCTTTCCTTGAGTATCACCGAGAAATGTGGCAATTCCACGTTTCTCTTGACACTCCTCATACCTATATGGCCAATGCATGGCTTTGGCCTTTGCAAATCCGACCTACTAGTTTCTGGTGGAGCGAGCCTCAGGGACGTCCTGGATTGTGCCCGACTAATCCAGTTTCCACCTGTGTGACCGACGTCGTTGCCCTGGGCAATCCTCTCCTCTGGTGGACCGGATCCCTCTGCGCCATCCTTACCCTGGTTATTGTTCTTATTGCCAAACGCGGCGATTGGCGGGCAGCAGCTGTCCTGGCCGGTTGGGTAGGCGGCTGGGCTCCCTGGCTTTTATACCAAAATCGAACAACATTCAATTTTTATGCAGTAGCCTTCCTCCCCTGGGTAATTTTGAGCATTATTTATGTGCTCAACTGGCTGCGGCAGGAATTGTCAGCAAGCATTTACAGGATTATTCTGTTCCTGGGAACTGGAGCAATTCTTCTGGTTTCCGCCTACTTCTTCCCCATCTGGACCGCTATTCCTGTCCCCTATCATTTCTGGTACAGTCATATGTGGCTACAAAGCTGGATTTAG
- a CDS encoding type 2 periplasmic-binding domain-containing protein, giving the protein MAKKKYGWKLAVAAVAAATLLSGCGASSGGKKSSDGRPIVTVQVVKDARTKKMASLPWTKDLEAKCGCDIQWQEVAASSWDQQKKAALAAGEVADVTIGGFGSGDMGEYGSLFLDLKPYVKNMKNLQKLFKTEPYSRVISTTADGKILGTPTVGRSVTARTSNHMFINKAWLDKLGLQVPQTWDELEKVLIAFKTKDPNGNGKNDEIPLDFNSPGTGGFGLFQPNVLLSSLGIVVPNGPLGMYVDNGKVKNYLTDSRYKEVIQFLHKLWVDGVISSEAFTHDWSKYTSTSKGEGKTAKVGMTWMWTPSDIFGAQLADQYITIPALKAKNGQTQKLVWSYNGDDLAYQADRAVISKNVANKDAALKLVDSFYSPDISVQMRYGAFGTCVKKNGPNNYTVLDPQDKTKNASDWQFTNALADGAPAWIGDDMKLNLPSQHTEYRSVDAVYDVNYKNVDFNKDILYANMPMTTEQTQTMNENNTGITQAAMSKFAKWVTKGGIDKEWDAYVASLKKNKLDENIKIEQQVYNAFKKNMDTIGVNLNSTKE; this is encoded by the coding sequence ATGGCAAAGAAAAAGTATGGCTGGAAATTAGCGGTTGCAGCTGTGGCCGCCGCTACTCTGCTGTCCGGCTGCGGAGCTTCCAGCGGTGGTAAGAAAAGTTCGGATGGCCGTCCCATCGTGACCGTTCAGGTTGTGAAGGATGCTCGCACCAAGAAGATGGCAAGCCTTCCATGGACTAAAGATTTGGAAGCTAAGTGCGGCTGCGATATTCAATGGCAGGAAGTAGCAGCCTCATCATGGGATCAGCAGAAGAAAGCTGCCCTGGCAGCAGGAGAAGTCGCTGATGTTACCATAGGCGGTTTCGGTTCAGGAGATATGGGTGAATACGGCAGCCTCTTCCTGGATCTGAAGCCGTATGTGAAAAACATGAAAAACTTGCAAAAACTTTTCAAAACTGAACCTTATTCACGCGTTATTTCTACCACAGCAGACGGGAAGATTCTCGGTACCCCTACTGTTGGGCGCTCTGTAACTGCCCGTACTAGTAATCATATGTTCATCAATAAAGCCTGGCTTGATAAGCTGGGCCTTCAGGTTCCCCAGACGTGGGATGAGCTGGAGAAGGTTCTGATTGCCTTTAAGACCAAAGATCCTAATGGTAACGGGAAAAATGACGAGATCCCCTTGGATTTCAACTCTCCTGGTACAGGTGGTTTCGGTCTTTTCCAACCCAACGTCCTGCTTTCCAGCCTGGGTATCGTTGTTCCCAATGGTCCTTTGGGTATGTATGTTGACAACGGTAAGGTCAAGAATTATCTGACTGATTCCCGCTACAAAGAAGTTATTCAGTTCCTGCACAAGCTCTGGGTCGATGGGGTTATCTCTTCCGAAGCGTTCACTCACGATTGGTCCAAGTACACCTCCACCTCCAAGGGTGAAGGAAAGACAGCCAAGGTAGGCATGACCTGGATGTGGACCCCGTCCGACATCTTTGGTGCTCAGCTGGCTGACCAGTACATCACCATTCCTGCCCTCAAGGCCAAGAATGGGCAAACTCAGAAGCTTGTCTGGTCCTACAACGGTGATGATCTGGCTTATCAGGCCGATCGTGCTGTCATTTCCAAGAATGTCGCCAATAAAGATGCTGCTCTTAAACTGGTAGATTCCTTCTATAGCCCTGATATATCTGTCCAGATGCGGTACGGTGCCTTCGGAACCTGTGTCAAGAAGAATGGACCGAACAATTACACCGTTCTAGATCCTCAGGATAAAACCAAGAACGCCTCTGACTGGCAGTTTACCAATGCTCTGGCTGATGGAGCTCCTGCCTGGATTGGCGACGATATGAAACTGAACCTTCCTTCTCAGCACACTGAGTACCGGTCGGTAGATGCGGTTTATGACGTTAATTACAAGAATGTTGATTTCAATAAGGACATCTTGTATGCCAATATGCCCATGACCACTGAGCAGACTCAGACAATGAACGAAAACAACACAGGTATTACCCAGGCTGCCATGAGCAAGTTCGCTAAGTGGGTCACCAAGGGTGGAATTGACAAGGAATGGGATGCCTACGTTGCCAGCCTGAAGAAGAACAAGCTTGATGAGAATATCAAGATTGAGCAGCAGGTTTACAACGCCTTTAAGAAGAATATGGACACCATTGGTGTCAACCTCAACTCGACTAAGGAGTAA
- a CDS encoding carbohydrate ABC transporter permease — MSASSKSAKPEISTVSYSQAPKSHIPSSDVPFNKHHHQKKTVSDWVVDSIITAIIILIVAAIIYPLWFIIIASFSDPKYVATGQVTLWPKGVSLSGYAQILQDSRIWIGYRNTIIYSVVGTAVNLLVTIPASFALSRKEFRPRRVIMFLFAFTMFFSGGLIPSYLLMKQLHLLNSMWVFILPGAFGVYNMIIARSFFETSIPEELHDAAKVDGLSYFGFFMKVVLPLSSAIIAVIGLYCFVGHWNDYFTGLIYIRNQDQQPLQNVLQMILLANQTDQGSVGMTAAQSQNLGDQIKFGIIIVSTLPLLVIYPFLQKYFNKGVMIGAVKG; from the coding sequence ATGTCAGCATCTTCTAAATCAGCCAAGCCGGAGATCTCGACAGTCTCCTATTCCCAGGCTCCCAAATCGCATATTCCCAGCAGTGATGTTCCCTTCAACAAGCATCACCATCAGAAGAAAACGGTATCAGACTGGGTGGTAGATAGTATCATTACGGCCATTATTATCCTTATTGTTGCTGCTATCATCTATCCGCTCTGGTTTATTATTATTGCTTCCTTCTCTGATCCCAAGTATGTTGCTACCGGTCAGGTAACCCTCTGGCCCAAGGGAGTCAGCCTGAGCGGATACGCTCAGATTCTGCAGGATTCCCGCATTTGGATCGGCTACAGGAATACGATAATTTATTCTGTTGTTGGTACCGCAGTCAACCTTCTGGTTACCATTCCGGCCTCCTTTGCCCTCTCTCGCAAGGAATTCAGGCCCAGGAGGGTCATCATGTTCCTCTTCGCCTTTACCATGTTCTTCTCCGGCGGCTTGATCCCCAGCTACCTGCTGATGAAGCAGCTTCACCTGCTGAACAGCATGTGGGTCTTCATCCTGCCTGGTGCCTTTGGGGTTTATAACATGATTATTGCCCGCTCCTTCTTCGAGACTTCTATTCCAGAGGAGCTTCATGATGCCGCCAAGGTGGATGGCCTGTCATACTTTGGTTTCTTTATGAAAGTGGTTCTGCCCCTGTCAAGTGCCATTATTGCCGTGATTGGCCTCTACTGCTTTGTTGGGCATTGGAATGATTACTTTACTGGTTTGATTTACATTCGCAACCAGGATCAACAGCCCCTACAGAATGTTCTGCAGATGATTCTTCTGGCAAATCAGACCGATCAGGGCAGCGTTGGCATGACCGCTGCCCAGTCGCAGAATCTGGGTGACCAGATTAAGTTTGGTATTATTATTGTTTCTACCCTTCCCCTCTTGGTGATTTACCCCTTCCTGCAGAAGTATTTCAACAAGGGCGTGATGATTGGAGCTGTCAAGGGATGA
- a CDS encoding ABC transporter permease produces the protein MSTQQTSIHLTAAAAHGSGSDPAGRQAVVDNTALKRHQPWFKRLASHIHLYWQLWAMLIPAIIFTVIFAYVPMYGVQLAFRDYDLTKGLTGGKFVGLKYFRRFFNDPMFGEIIGNTIRISLWTLVMGFIAPIILALLINQIGNSKVKSFVQTITYMPHFISTVVMVSMINIFLAPGNGLLGRFFGKTSLLGEPSAFTPIYWISEIWQHTGWNCIIYLAALSSVDLALYEAARIDGAGRLQLIRYVDIPTIMPTAGVLLIMNMGFVLGVGFEKVWLMQNTLNVTASEVISTYTYRIGILDNQFSYSTAIGLFNSVVNFFFLIVANMIAKRASDVSIF, from the coding sequence ATGTCTACTCAGCAAACTTCCATTCACCTGACAGCGGCTGCTGCTCACGGTTCTGGATCTGACCCGGCCGGCCGGCAGGCAGTCGTTGACAATACAGCCCTAAAACGGCACCAGCCCTGGTTTAAGCGCCTGGCTTCCCACATTCATCTGTATTGGCAGCTGTGGGCCATGCTCATACCGGCTATTATTTTCACGGTTATTTTTGCCTACGTTCCCATGTATGGGGTACAGCTGGCTTTCCGCGATTATGATCTGACCAAGGGCTTAACGGGCGGAAAGTTCGTTGGTCTCAAGTATTTCCGCCGCTTCTTCAATGACCCCATGTTCGGCGAGATCATTGGTAACACCATCCGTATCAGCCTGTGGACCCTGGTCATGGGATTCATTGCTCCAATTATTCTTGCCCTCCTGATTAACCAGATTGGCAATTCTAAGGTCAAGAGCTTTGTACAGACCATCACCTACATGCCTCATTTTATTTCTACAGTGGTTATGGTCTCTATGATTAACATTTTCCTGGCTCCCGGCAATGGTCTTTTGGGACGTTTCTTCGGCAAAACCAGTTTGTTGGGCGAGCCCAGCGCTTTCACCCCTATCTACTGGATTTCTGAAATCTGGCAGCATACGGGCTGGAACTGCATTATTTACCTAGCAGCCCTGTCTTCCGTTGATCTGGCCCTTTACGAGGCCGCCCGCATTGATGGAGCCGGACGTCTGCAGTTGATCCGGTATGTGGATATTCCTACTATTATGCCCACTGCCGGGGTTCTCCTGATTATGAATATGGGCTTCGTTCTGGGCGTTGGTTTTGAGAAGGTTTGGCTGATGCAGAACACCCTGAATGTGACTGCATCTGAGGTTATTTCAACCTATACCTACCGGATTGGTATTTTGGATAATCAATTCTCCTATTCCACAGCAATCGGTTTATTTAACTCAGTGGTCAACTTCTTCTTCCTGATTGTGGCCAACATGATAGCAAAGAGGGCAAGCGATGTCAGCATCTTCTAA
- a CDS encoding LacI family DNA-binding transcriptional regulator: MPTRTLADIATKAGVSQATISRVINDKPGVSDDTRQSVLKTMQELGIERKSAKAADSKLVALISPDLSNPIFSSFTTHISILMAQQQILPILCVYTIMGGSETSYLAMLKERPISGAIFLSGTYDTVGTDISIYQDLADRKIPLAFLNASAHGVDGYYVESDDAAAMTMALNHLTNLGHKKIGLLLGDKEHYPTRNKYLAAQNFFKLRGLKHDSRLTAWTTYGIGSGQMAAKKLFLHGATAIVCASDQLALGAMKAAASLGLDIPHDVSIIGYDDSTAMNYISPALTTVRQPVTIMSQALMNGLLAMQADSDLAAKRDVLLYEPELIVRASTGACRDRN; this comes from the coding sequence ATGCCAACAAGAACCCTTGCTGATATTGCAACAAAAGCAGGAGTAAGCCAGGCTACTATTTCCCGAGTGATTAACGATAAGCCTGGCGTATCCGACGACACCCGTCAGAGTGTCTTAAAAACTATGCAGGAACTAGGAATAGAGAGGAAAAGCGCTAAGGCAGCAGATTCCAAACTGGTTGCCCTGATTTCGCCCGATCTGTCAAACCCTATTTTTTCTTCCTTCACCACTCATATTTCCATCCTCATGGCTCAACAGCAGATTCTTCCAATCCTCTGTGTTTACACCATCATGGGGGGATCAGAAACTTCCTATTTGGCTATGCTGAAAGAGCGGCCGATTTCCGGTGCCATTTTCCTGTCAGGCACCTATGACACTGTGGGGACTGATATAAGCATTTATCAGGACCTGGCAGACAGGAAAATTCCCCTGGCCTTTCTCAACGCTTCGGCTCATGGGGTCGACGGCTATTATGTCGAGTCTGATGATGCAGCTGCCATGACTATGGCTCTCAACCATTTGACTAACCTGGGCCACAAAAAAATTGGTCTTCTTTTAGGGGACAAGGAACACTATCCCACCCGAAATAAGTATCTTGCTGCGCAAAACTTCTTTAAGCTCCGAGGACTCAAGCATGACAGCAGATTGACAGCCTGGACGACATATGGGATTGGCTCCGGTCAAATGGCTGCCAAAAAACTTTTCCTCCATGGCGCTACTGCTATTGTCTGCGCCAGTGACCAACTGGCTCTGGGAGCTATGAAGGCAGCAGCCTCTCTGGGACTGGATATTCCACATGACGTATCGATTATTGGCTATGACGACAGCACCGCCATGAACTATATTTCCCCTGCCCTGACAACCGTCCGCCAGCCTGTAACTATTATGAGTCAGGCCCTGATGAACGGCCTGCTGGCCATGCAGGCAGATTCGGATTTGGCAGCAAAAAGGGATGTTCTCCTGTACGAACCTGAGCTGATCGTTCGTGCCTCAACCGGTGCATGCCGGGACAGGAATTAA
- a CDS encoding VTT domain-containing protein: protein MSVINFFVRLLKDPRTAIAGWITTLGLAPTYAIIFLIIFIETGVVFMPFLPGDSLLFAAGYFAADPKYPLTLGILLPLMWAAPILGDECNYFIGHFFGQKIVESGKVKSLTPERIAKTQGMIDKWGPLAVFLGRFFPFIRTFMPFFAGISGMKWHRFAPFSLLGGLIWSSLFTLLGFFFGGIPAVQQHFELVIVGILLISLIPTFVGLIKAHLNGRKNKAKSQLEQ, encoded by the coding sequence ATGAGCGTTATCAACTTCTTCGTTAGGCTTCTGAAAGACCCCAGGACGGCAATTGCAGGCTGGATCACCACTCTGGGGCTGGCCCCCACCTACGCGATTATTTTTCTAATTATTTTTATTGAAACCGGCGTCGTCTTTATGCCTTTTCTGCCAGGCGACTCGCTTCTTTTTGCCGCAGGCTATTTCGCTGCCGATCCCAAGTATCCTCTAACTCTGGGAATCCTTTTGCCACTCATGTGGGCAGCCCCTATTCTGGGTGATGAGTGCAATTACTTCATTGGTCATTTCTTCGGTCAAAAGATAGTAGAATCGGGTAAGGTAAAATCCCTGACTCCCGAGCGCATTGCCAAAACTCAGGGAATGATAGATAAGTGGGGGCCTCTGGCTGTCTTTCTGGGGCGTTTCTTCCCCTTTATCCGCACCTTTATGCCCTTCTTTGCCGGTATCAGTGGTATGAAATGGCACAGATTTGCTCCCTTCAGTCTTCTGGGCGGTCTGATCTGGAGTTCGCTTTTTACCCTTCTGGGCTTCTTCTTTGGTGGCATTCCTGCTGTCCAGCAACATTTTGAGCTGGTGATTGTAGGGATTTTGCTTATTTCTTTGATACCAACTTTTGTGGGTCTGATCAAGGCTCACCTGAACGGCAGAAAAAACAAGGCAAAAAGCCAGCTAGAACAGTAA
- a CDS encoding glycoside hydrolase family 13 protein, translated as MTEKQRSCLPEGVKTNGSDPNPWWSNAVVYQIYPRSFSDSNSDGYGDLNGIRNKLPYLADLGVDVVWLSPVYQSPQDDNGYDISNYQDIDPMFGSMEDMEALIASAHQLGIKVVMDLVVNHTSDEHEWFIKSVKKEPGYADWYWWEDARPGHIPGMSGAEPNKWGSTFGGSAWEYSPERGQYFLHTFSPKQPDLNWENPQVRQAVYRMMNWWLDKGVDGFRMDVITLISKWTDSQGHLPGVRGSQIADLPAGEEGYSSPWPFSMDGPRLDEYLQEMRSEVFSSRQGYLTVGEAQGISPERNHYITDPAHGELDMLFLFDHMGVDQEGAKWNMKPLDLPRLKEVMRSQQEAVAQSGWSSLYFGNHDQPRIVSRWGDTSSESRRVQSAKALALLLHLHRGTPYIYQGEELGMTNAGFTQLDQYRDLESINAYKQRVNQAQIQTPDSMMESLAQVSRDNSRTPMQWDDSLYAGFEDSSAAQAPWIDVNINKNTINAASQVGDPDSVFTFYKKLINLRHTNPVVAAGAFTLLDCDDPHIYAFTRTLDQQSLMVVVNVSSHEQVLPKQSKDLLSEELRDLAGDLHSQKSADRILIANISSSDLESVFETGIVPPWGAFVYSLTENDKEK; from the coding sequence ATGACAGAAAAACAACGGTCCTGCCTTCCTGAAGGCGTCAAGACAAACGGATCCGACCCCAACCCTTGGTGGTCAAATGCAGTAGTTTATCAGATTTATCCACGGTCATTTTCGGACAGTAACTCGGATGGTTACGGTGATCTTAACGGCATCAGGAATAAGCTTCCTTATCTGGCTGATCTGGGTGTGGATGTTGTCTGGCTAAGCCCGGTTTACCAATCTCCCCAGGATGACAACGGCTATGATATCTCCAATTATCAGGATATCGACCCCATGTTTGGCTCTATGGAAGACATGGAAGCTCTCATTGCCAGCGCTCATCAGTTGGGCATAAAGGTTGTCATGGATTTGGTAGTGAATCATACCTCTGACGAGCATGAGTGGTTTATAAAATCTGTGAAAAAAGAACCCGGATATGCAGATTGGTATTGGTGGGAAGACGCCCGACCTGGACACATTCCCGGGATGTCAGGGGCTGAGCCCAACAAGTGGGGGAGCACCTTTGGCGGGTCGGCATGGGAGTATTCACCTGAAAGGGGCCAGTATTTTCTTCATACTTTTTCTCCCAAACAGCCGGATCTCAACTGGGAAAATCCGCAGGTGAGGCAGGCAGTTTACCGAATGATGAATTGGTGGCTGGACAAGGGCGTGGATGGCTTCCGCATGGATGTGATTACCCTTATTTCCAAATGGACGGATTCTCAAGGGCATCTGCCGGGGGTAAGAGGCAGCCAGATTGCTGATCTTCCAGCGGGCGAAGAAGGTTATTCCAGTCCCTGGCCCTTCAGCATGGATGGGCCTCGTCTGGATGAATACTTGCAGGAAATGCGGTCGGAGGTTTTCTCTTCCCGCCAGGGCTATTTAACAGTGGGGGAGGCCCAGGGAATCAGCCCTGAACGCAATCACTATATTACCGATCCGGCTCACGGAGAGCTGGATATGCTCTTCCTCTTCGATCATATGGGAGTGGATCAGGAAGGTGCTAAGTGGAATATGAAGCCTTTGGATCTTCCCAGGCTCAAAGAGGTCATGCGTTCTCAGCAGGAGGCAGTGGCTCAGTCTGGCTGGTCAAGCCTTTATTTTGGCAATCATGATCAGCCTCGGATTGTGTCCCGTTGGGGCGATACCAGCAGCGAGAGCCGGAGGGTACAGTCGGCAAAGGCCCTGGCTCTCCTTCTGCATCTACACCGGGGAACCCCGTATATTTATCAGGGTGAGGAACTGGGTATGACTAATGCAGGCTTTACCCAGCTGGATCAGTACCGGGATCTGGAATCCATCAATGCTTATAAACAGCGGGTTAACCAGGCTCAGATTCAGACGCCGGATTCTATGATGGAATCTTTGGCTCAGGTCAGCAGGGACAATTCCCGTACTCCTATGCAGTGGGATGATTCTCTGTATGCAGGATTTGAAGATTCTTCTGCCGCCCAGGCTCCATGGATTGATGTTAATATAAATAAAAATACCATCAATGCTGCTAGCCAGGTAGGGGATCCGGATTCAGTCTTTACTTTCTATAAGAAGCTTATTAATTTGCGGCACACCAATCCAGTGGTGGCGGCCGGGGCCTTTACCCTGCTGGACTGCGACGATCCGCATATTTATGCTTTTACCAGAACCCTGGACCAGCAGTCCCTGATGGTGGTGGTAAACGTCTCCTCTCATGAACAAGTTTTACCTAAGCAATCCAAGGATTTGCTGTCTGAGGAGCTGAGGGATCTGGCAGGAGACCTTCACAGTCAGAAAAGTGCTGACAGAATCCTTATTGCCAATATTTCCAGTTCTGATCTTGAAAGCGTGTTCGAAACCGGCATTGTTCCTCCATGGGGCGCCTTCGTATACAGCTTGACCGAAAACGATAAGGAAAAGTGA